From the genome of Hymenobacter sp. PAMC 26628, one region includes:
- a CDS encoding DNA polymerase III subunit gamma/tau, protein MENFVVSARKYRPATFRSVVGQQHVTTTLQNAIQSQHLAQAFLFCGPRGVGKTTCARILAKTINCTNLTPETEACGVCASCVAFQENASFNVHELDAASNNSVEDIRSLVEQVRYPPQAGSKYKVYIIDEVHMLSNQAFNAFLKTLEEPPSYAIFILATTERHKIIPTILSRCQIFDFSRIRVDDMRQHLRYVATQEGVGAEDDALHLLAQKADGGLRDALSMFDQMVTFAGNNLTYKDVVQNLHVLDYDYYFRLVDALLQENLSAALLLLDEVMQQGFDLHNFVVGAAEHLRGLLVCKDAVTVQLLEVSDGIKKQYVAQAQAAPLAFVLSALNLVSQCDREFKQAKNQRLHVELTLMKLAYLNGAVQFVRDVNGTEAAKKKTSSLAEAPTPAAARAPAPVQAAPAPLPGPPLAAAPPAPALPSVTPVPAPVVSAPAPADGPEPLPVENGVDELHDTPSIEAEPDAAVTDRHQMRDTFPHVEVGVPSMEGLEPEPRPAPPSLLNLGASTGGKLPSLKDFSTRPAVAKAGPALADPLPSSGPVAPIDDALLQRVWREMAEERRAQERMSEYTLLNRAVAAGPDHRIELTVDNPVQEDQFNEMRTEFLVELRRRTGHPRLNVVPVVAQAAPTARKLYTATDKFEYLAERFPALREAKQRLGLEADF, encoded by the coding sequence ATGGAGAATTTTGTCGTTTCGGCCCGGAAGTATCGTCCCGCCACCTTCCGCAGCGTGGTGGGGCAGCAGCACGTCACCACCACGCTGCAAAACGCCATTCAGAGCCAGCACCTGGCCCAGGCGTTCCTGTTTTGCGGGCCCCGCGGGGTGGGCAAAACCACCTGCGCCCGCATCCTGGCCAAAACTATTAACTGCACCAACCTCACGCCCGAAACCGAGGCCTGCGGTGTCTGCGCCTCGTGCGTGGCGTTCCAGGAAAACGCTTCGTTCAACGTGCACGAGCTGGACGCCGCCTCCAACAACTCGGTCGAGGACATTCGCTCGCTGGTGGAGCAAGTGCGCTACCCCCCGCAGGCCGGCAGCAAGTACAAGGTCTACATCATCGACGAAGTGCACATGCTGTCCAATCAGGCCTTTAACGCCTTTTTGAAGACGCTGGAAGAGCCGCCGTCCTACGCCATTTTCATCCTGGCCACCACCGAGCGCCACAAAATCATCCCCACGATTTTGTCGCGCTGCCAAATTTTCGACTTCAGCCGCATCCGGGTTGACGACATGCGCCAGCACCTGCGCTACGTGGCCACCCAGGAAGGCGTAGGGGCTGAGGACGATGCTTTGCACCTGCTGGCCCAAAAGGCCGACGGGGGCCTGCGCGACGCGTTGTCGATGTTCGACCAGATGGTGACTTTTGCGGGCAACAACCTGACGTACAAGGACGTGGTGCAAAACCTCCACGTGCTGGACTACGATTACTATTTCCGGCTGGTGGATGCGCTGCTGCAAGAGAACCTTTCGGCCGCGCTGCTTCTGCTGGATGAAGTGATGCAGCAAGGCTTTGACCTGCACAATTTTGTGGTGGGTGCAGCCGAGCACCTGCGTGGCCTGCTAGTGTGCAAAGACGCCGTGACGGTGCAGCTGCTGGAAGTGTCGGATGGCATCAAGAAGCAGTACGTGGCGCAGGCGCAAGCCGCCCCCCTGGCCTTCGTGCTCTCGGCCCTGAACTTGGTGAGCCAGTGCGACCGCGAGTTTAAGCAAGCCAAAAACCAGCGCCTGCACGTCGAACTTACGCTCATGAAGCTGGCTTACCTCAACGGGGCCGTGCAGTTTGTGCGCGACGTGAACGGCACTGAAGCCGCTAAAAAAAAAACTAGCAGCCTAGCCGAGGCCCCCACGCCGGCCGCTGCCAGGGCCCCGGCGCCCGTTCAAGCTGCCCCAGCCCCGCTGCCGGGGCCCCCACTGGCCGCTGCCCCGCCTGCCCCTGCCCTGCCAAGCGTTACCCCAGTGCCCGCCCCCGTAGTATCGGCCCCCGCGCCGGCCGATGGCCCCGAGCCACTACCCGTGGAAAACGGCGTGGACGAGTTGCATGACACGCCCAGTATCGAGGCCGAACCGGATGCGGCCGTTACCGACCGCCACCAGATGCGCGACACGTTCCCGCACGTGGAAGTGGGCGTGCCGAGCATGGAAGGCCTGGAGCCAGAGCCGCGCCCGGCCCCGCCGTCGCTCCTCAACTTGGGGGCCAGCACGGGTGGCAAATTACCCAGCCTCAAAGACTTCAGCACCCGGCCCGCAGTTGCCAAAGCCGGCCCGGCGCTGGCCGACCCGCTGCCCAGCTCGGGGCCCGTGGCGCCCATCGACGACGCGCTGCTGCAACGCGTGTGGCGCGAAATGGCCGAGGAGCGCCGGGCCCAGGAGCGCATGAGCGAGTACACGCTGCTTAACCGCGCCGTGGCCGCCGGGCCCGACCACCGCATCGAGCTGACCGTGGACAACCCGGTGCAGGAAGACCAGTTCAACGAGATGCGCACCGAGTTTTTAGTAGAGCTGCGGCGACGCACCGGCCACCCCCGCCTCAACGTGGTGCCGGTGGTGGCGCAGGCGGCGCCCACCGCCCGGAAATTGTACACGGCCACCGACAAATTTGAGTACTTGGCCGAGCGGTTCCCCGCCTTACGCGAGGCCAAGCAGCGGCTGGGGCTGGAGGCTGATTTTTAG
- a CDS encoding IS1 family transposase, with translation MLGNRGEAPARRLWQALPPRYGRRSWYFTDERKANADVLFRYQHRPCPKGEGHTNTVESVKCSLRQRGGVLVRNSCSFSKCLKMHTARIKIIIDNYNRSIILG, from the coding sequence ATGCTGGGCAACCGGGGCGAAGCCCCGGCCCGCCGTCTCTGGCAGGCCTTGCCCCCGCGTTATGGGCGCCGCAGCTGGTACTTCACCGACGAGCGAAAAGCCAACGCCGACGTCCTGTTCCGGTACCAGCACCGGCCCTGCCCCAAAGGCGAAGGCCACACCAACACCGTGGAGTCCGTTAAATGCTCTTTGCGCCAGCGTGGCGGCGTGCTCGTGCGCAATAGTTGTTCCTTCAGTAAATGCCTGAAAATGCACACGGCCCGAATTAAAATCATTATTGATAATTATAATCGTAGTATCATCCTGGGTTAG
- the uvsE gene encoding UV DNA damage repair endonuclease UvsE, producing MKIGYPCVNEAMDCSAANTFRLASYSEERLVAAVAANLACLRRLLEWNVAQGLLFFRMGSGIVPFGSHEINTFPWQQHFGAEFRALGDYIKAHNLRVSFHPDQFVVLNSPSPAIVQRSVEELIYQGSMLDLMGLDGTAKLQIHVGGLYGDRELAISRFADVYATLPAAVRARVVVENDDRLFPLRDCLDLHARTGVPILFDNFHHECLNHGEPMHEALRLAAATWRPTADGVPMMDYSSQAPAERKGKHTTSMVEELFRGFVAELHGLDFDMMLEIKDKEASALRAVAILRELGLAAPAPGGPVPPLALPPGPGAPPKARAKKAVKS from the coding sequence ATGAAAATTGGGTATCCCTGCGTGAACGAGGCGATGGATTGCAGCGCCGCCAACACCTTCCGGCTGGCCTCTTACTCAGAAGAGCGCCTCGTGGCGGCCGTGGCCGCCAACCTGGCCTGCCTGCGCCGCCTGCTGGAATGGAACGTGGCCCAGGGCCTGCTGTTCTTCCGCATGGGCTCGGGCATTGTGCCCTTCGGCTCGCACGAAATCAACACCTTCCCGTGGCAGCAGCACTTCGGGGCCGAGTTTAGGGCCCTGGGCGACTACATCAAGGCCCACAACTTGCGCGTCAGCTTCCACCCCGACCAGTTCGTGGTGCTGAACTCGCCGAGCCCGGCCATTGTGCAGCGCAGCGTCGAGGAGCTGATTTACCAGGGCTCGATGCTGGACCTGATGGGGCTGGACGGCACGGCCAAGCTGCAAATTCACGTGGGGGGTTTGTACGGCGACCGGGAACTGGCCATCAGCCGGTTTGCGGATGTGTACGCCACCCTGCCGGCCGCCGTACGGGCCCGCGTGGTGGTGGAAAATGACGACCGCCTGTTTCCGCTGCGCGACTGCCTCGACCTGCACGCCCGCACCGGCGTGCCCATCCTGTTCGACAACTTCCACCACGAATGCCTCAACCACGGCGAACCCATGCACGAGGCCCTGCGCCTGGCCGCCGCCACCTGGCGCCCCACCGCCGACGGCGTGCCAATGATGGACTACAGCTCGCAGGCCCCCGCCGAGCGCAAGGGCAAGCACACTACGTCGATGGTTGAGGAGCTGTTCCGCGGCTTCGTAGCCGAGTTGCACGGGCTCGATTTTGACATGATGCTGGAAATTAAAGACAAAGAAGCCAGCGCGTTGCGCGCCGTGGCCATTTTGCGCGAGTTGGGCTTGGCCGCCCCCGCGCCTGGGGGCCCCGTGCCGCCCCTGGCCTTGCCCCCGGGCCCCGGTGCACCCCCCAAGGCGCGCGCCAAAAAGGCCGTTAAAAGCTAG
- a CDS encoding carboxypeptidase-like regulatory domain-containing protein, translating to MTLRFFDLMRRGWPWVLALLAGLALPAQAQQKVRVSGTISAFDLREPIPGASVRVVRTRVGQAAGLKGEFEIDALPTDTLLFRAVGFRARLLPLGGTGISQLIIQVQLQRDSVRLSEVKVISDRPDRAMINRALRNMKRPAPPVVSGAKRPPRPKPMFPVDSSAPKAPVPTLESPVSLLYEQFSREGKQRKKVRALEAADQAEKDRKARAKYNKAFKDNRGYEP from the coding sequence ATGACGTTGCGATTTTTCGATTTGATGCGCCGCGGCTGGCCCTGGGTGCTGGCGCTGCTGGCCGGGCTGGCCTTGCCGGCGCAGGCCCAACAAAAGGTGCGCGTGAGCGGTACCATTTCGGCGTTCGACTTGCGTGAACCCATTCCGGGGGCCTCGGTGCGGGTGGTGCGCACCCGCGTGGGGCAGGCCGCGGGCCTCAAAGGCGAGTTTGAAATCGACGCCCTCCCCACCGACACGCTCTTATTCCGGGCCGTGGGCTTCCGGGCGCGGCTGCTGCCGCTGGGGGGCACCGGCATTTCGCAGCTCATCATCCAGGTGCAGTTGCAGCGCGACAGCGTGCGCCTGAGCGAAGTGAAAGTCATCAGCGACCGCCCCGACCGGGCGATGATCAACCGGGCCCTGCGCAACATGAAGCGCCCCGCGCCACCGGTGGTGAGTGGGGCCAAGCGCCCGCCGCGCCCCAAGCCCATGTTCCCCGTCGATTCGAGCGCGCCCAAGGCCCCCGTGCCCACCCTCGAAAGCCCCGTGAGCTTGCTCTACGAGCAGTTTTCACGCGAGGGCAAGCAGCGCAAAAAGGTGCGGGCCCTGGAAGCGGCCGACCAGGCCGAGAAGGACCGCAAGGCCCGCGCCAAGTACAACAAGGCCTTTAAGGATAACCGCGGCTACGAGCCGTAG
- a CDS encoding metallophosphoesterase — MRNPTILLLVLATVLLAEWYGFQATRTLTQHLDAGPRRAWAWGYWLLTAAGWGLALWAGPTRQSGNTLLKSRLISLLLLVLVTKIVLLLPLLLEDLTRLGRWALSAATRPAGAAGAAVSRSEFLAKVALGLGALPFVALLWGVVRGATAYQVRRVVLNYPNLPLAFDGFKVLQISDLHTGSFTSTEPLQRAVRFINAQKADLILMTGDLVNNVATEVEPHIPALAGIRSELPIFSSLGNHDYGDYVQWSSPAAKRANLERLMQNHAKIGWTLLNDTSHTIERGGDKIAVLGVQNWSSHANFPKHGNLPQAHAASGDAPFKILLSHDPSHWEAQVLDYPDIDLTLSGHTHGMQFGVNLPFFKWSPVQYSYKQWAGLYQQGAQRLYVNVGLGFLGYPGRVGFLPEITVFELRRA; from the coding sequence ATGCGAAATCCAACCATTTTGCTGCTTGTGTTGGCCACGGTGCTCCTGGCCGAGTGGTACGGCTTCCAGGCCACCCGCACCCTCACCCAGCACCTCGACGCGGGGCCCCGGCGCGCGTGGGCCTGGGGCTACTGGCTGCTCACGGCGGCCGGGTGGGGCTTAGCCCTGTGGGCCGGGCCCACCCGGCAATCGGGCAACACCCTGCTCAAAAGCCGCTTAATCAGCCTGCTGCTGCTGGTGCTCGTGACCAAGATTGTGCTGCTGCTGCCGCTGCTGCTCGAAGACCTGACGCGGCTGGGGCGCTGGGCCCTGAGCGCCGCCACGCGGCCGGCCGGGGCGGCGGGCGCAGCGGTTTCGCGCAGCGAGTTCCTGGCCAAGGTGGCGCTGGGGCTGGGCGCCCTTCCGTTCGTGGCGCTGCTGTGGGGCGTGGTGCGCGGGGCTACCGCCTACCAGGTGCGCCGCGTGGTGCTGAACTATCCCAACCTGCCACTGGCCTTCGACGGCTTCAAAGTGCTGCAAATTTCAGACTTGCACACGGGCAGCTTCACCTCCACCGAACCGCTGCAACGGGCCGTGCGCTTCATCAACGCCCAGAAAGCCGACCTGATTTTGATGACCGGCGACCTAGTGAACAACGTGGCCACGGAAGTCGAGCCGCACATTCCGGCGCTGGCGGGTATTCGGTCGGAGCTGCCCATTTTCTCCAGCCTCGGCAACCACGACTACGGCGACTACGTGCAATGGAGCAGCCCCGCCGCCAAGCGCGCCAACCTGGAGCGCCTGATGCAAAACCACGCCAAAATCGGCTGGACGCTGCTCAACGACACGAGCCACACCATCGAGCGCGGGGGCGACAAAATTGCCGTGCTGGGCGTGCAAAACTGGAGCAGCCACGCCAACTTCCCCAAGCACGGCAACCTGCCGCAGGCCCACGCGGCCAGCGGCGATGCGCCGTTCAAAATCCTGCTCTCGCACGACCCCTCGCACTGGGAGGCGCAAGTTCTTGATTATCCTGATATCGACCTGACCCTCAGCGGCCACACGCACGGCATGCAGTTTGGGGTTAACCTGCCGTTTTTCAAGTGGAGCCCCGTGCAGTACAGCTATAAGCAGTGGGCCGGTCTCTACCAACAGGGGGCCCAAAGGTTGTACGTGAACGTGGGCCTGGGCTTCCTTGGCTACCCGGGGCGGGTGGGTTTCCTGCCCGAGATTACGGTGTTTGAATTGCGGCGCGCGTAG
- the radC gene encoding RadC family protein, with amino-acid sequence MKVLDNLVEKPVPTYAVPGPLGIKSWAEEDRPREKLLAKGRAALSDAELIAILLGSGTVKLSAVDVAKLMLQGVGHDLNELARQSVKQLCRHPGIGEAKAIAVVAALELGRRRKEADAPARPTITCSRDIYNLVRPNLMDLPHEEFWVILLNRANVVMRKVAVSQGGVAGTVADPKMIFKEALEQLASSIILVHNHPSGNRQPSAADLALTKKLRQAGDFLDLPVLDHLIYTDCGYYSFADEGVL; translated from the coding sequence ATGAAAGTGCTTGATAACCTGGTTGAAAAGCCAGTACCAACTTATGCCGTGCCGGGGCCCCTGGGCATCAAAAGCTGGGCCGAGGAAGACCGCCCCCGCGAGAAGCTGCTGGCCAAGGGCCGCGCCGCCCTGTCCGACGCCGAGCTGATTGCCATCCTGCTGGGCTCGGGCACGGTCAAGCTCTCGGCCGTGGACGTGGCCAAGCTCATGCTGCAAGGCGTGGGCCACGACCTCAACGAGCTGGCCCGCCAGAGCGTGAAGCAGCTCTGCCGCCACCCGGGCATCGGCGAGGCCAAGGCCATTGCGGTGGTGGCCGCCCTGGAGCTGGGCCGCCGCCGCAAGGAGGCCGACGCGCCGGCCCGCCCCACCATCACCTGCTCGCGCGACATCTACAACCTCGTGCGCCCCAATCTGATGGACCTGCCGCACGAGGAGTTCTGGGTCATTTTGCTCAACCGCGCCAACGTGGTGATGCGCAAGGTGGCCGTGAGCCAGGGCGGCGTGGCCGGCACCGTGGCCGACCCAAAAATGATTTTCAAAGAAGCCCTGGAGCAGCTCGCCAGCAGCATCATCCTGGTGCACAACCACCCCAGCGGCAACCGCCAGCCCAGCGCCGCCGACCTGGCCCTCACCAAAAAGCTGCGCCAGGCCGGCGATTTCCTCGACTTGCCCGTGCTCGACCACCTCATCTACACTGACTGCGGCTACTACAGCTTCGCTGACGAGGGCGTACTGTGA
- a CDS encoding DUF1684 domain-containing protein, translating to MKTKLLIIGGVVAVVGFSVWDIAQGPDPYFAQVQVTRKAKNSAFRGGNESPLTEAQRPQFDSLKYFAPDKKYVVTAQYASLARLAPVAMRMTDRRTEPYTPWGRATFDLNGQRQQLTLFRKATDSTLFVPFTDASNGHETYGGGRYLDTAIPAAGATTIVLDFNRVYNPYCAYNNGYSCPVPPAENRLTAPIPAGEKSFHN from the coding sequence ATGAAAACCAAGCTCTTGATTATTGGCGGCGTGGTGGCCGTCGTGGGTTTCTCGGTGTGGGACATCGCCCAGGGCCCCGACCCGTACTTTGCCCAGGTGCAAGTGACGCGGAAGGCCAAAAACAGCGCCTTCCGGGGCGGTAACGAGTCGCCGCTGACCGAGGCGCAGCGCCCGCAATTCGACAGCCTGAAATACTTCGCGCCCGATAAGAAGTACGTCGTCACGGCCCAGTACGCGTCCCTGGCCCGCCTGGCCCCGGTAGCGATGCGGATGACCGACCGCCGCACCGAACCCTACACGCCCTGGGGCCGCGCCACGTTCGACCTGAACGGCCAGCGCCAGCAACTCACGCTGTTCCGCAAAGCCACCGATTCCACCCTGTTCGTACCTTTCACCGACGCCAGCAACGGCCACGAAACCTACGGCGGCGGCCGCTACCTCGATACCGCCATTCCGGCCGCAGGCGCCACTACCATCGTGCTGGATTTCAACCGGGTATATAACCCGTACTGCGCCTACAACAATGGCTACAGCTGCCCCGTCCCGCCCGCCGAAAACCGCCTGACGGCCCCCATACCGGCCGGCGAGAAGTCGTTTCACAACTAA
- a CDS encoding ferredoxin reductase: protein MSRLDWQIGTVAAITTDTPRVKTLTLSLPNWTAHRAGQHYDLRLSAPDGYQTERSYSIASPPEQTGEIALTVELIADGEVSGYLHEGVAVGDQLELRGPIGGYFVWPAGAPDAPLLLVAGGSGVVPLMAMLRHRQRAGLPSPAVLLFSIRTPEEVIYQQELEAMAQADPAFTLLLAYTRQAPAGWAGYHRRIDAAMLAEAVARLPGAPQCYVCGPTGLVESVATLLQAQGLPDEAIRTERFGPTGP, encoded by the coding sequence GTGAGCCGGCTCGATTGGCAAATTGGGACCGTAGCGGCCATCACCACCGACACACCGCGCGTTAAAACCCTCACCCTCAGCTTACCGAACTGGACGGCTCACCGCGCCGGCCAGCACTACGACCTGCGCTTGAGCGCCCCCGACGGCTACCAAACCGAGCGCAGCTACTCCATCGCCTCGCCCCCGGAGCAGACCGGCGAAATCGCCCTCACCGTGGAGTTGATTGCCGACGGCGAGGTATCGGGCTACCTGCACGAGGGCGTGGCCGTGGGCGACCAACTGGAGCTGCGGGGCCCCATCGGCGGCTATTTCGTATGGCCCGCCGGGGCCCCGGATGCCCCGCTCCTGCTGGTGGCCGGCGGCTCGGGTGTGGTGCCGCTGATGGCCATGCTGCGCCACCGCCAGCGCGCCGGGCTGCCCAGCCCGGCCGTGCTGCTGTTCAGCATCCGCACACCGGAAGAGGTTATCTACCAGCAAGAACTGGAGGCCATGGCGCAGGCTGACCCCGCCTTTACCCTACTTCTCGCCTACACCCGCCAGGCCCCGGCCGGCTGGGCCGGCTACCACCGGCGCATCGATGCCGCCATGCTGGCCGAGGCGGTGGCGCGCCTGCCCGGGGCCCCGCAATGCTACGTGTGCGGCCCCACCGGCCTGGTGGAAAGCGTAGCCACGCTGCTGCAAGCCCAAGGGCTGCCCGACGAGGCCATTCGCACCGAGCGGTTTGGGCCCACGGGGCCGTAG
- a CDS encoding sulfite oxidase-like oxidoreductase: MPFINKGFHAKRPTDGPHKLPPGQYETQDFPVLTAGPTPRINLANWEFRLEGLVENPVKWSWNEFNALPQQDFNPDIHCVTKWSKFDTKWRGVSLDTLLEHVQLQPEAEFVLAFSYGGYTTNLPLADLRNGQAFIGLQYEGKPLTPEHGGPARLVVPHLYFWKSAKWVQGLRLLGVNKPGFWEEAGYSMYGDPWKEQRYGSDDDDETDTSSLRL, encoded by the coding sequence ATGCCCTTCATCAACAAAGGATTCCATGCCAAGCGGCCCACCGATGGGCCCCACAAGCTGCCGCCCGGCCAGTACGAAACCCAGGATTTCCCGGTGCTCACGGCCGGGCCCACGCCGCGCATCAACTTGGCCAACTGGGAATTCCGGCTCGAAGGCCTGGTGGAAAACCCGGTGAAGTGGAGCTGGAACGAGTTCAACGCCCTGCCGCAGCAGGATTTCAATCCCGACATTCACTGCGTGACCAAGTGGTCGAAATTTGACACCAAGTGGCGCGGCGTGAGCCTGGACACGCTGCTCGAACACGTGCAGCTCCAGCCCGAAGCCGAGTTTGTGCTGGCCTTCTCCTACGGTGGCTACACCACCAACCTGCCGCTGGCCGACCTGCGCAACGGCCAGGCCTTCATCGGCTTGCAGTACGAGGGCAAGCCGCTGACGCCGGAGCACGGGGGCCCCGCGCGGCTGGTGGTGCCGCACCTCTACTTTTGGAAAAGCGCCAAGTGGGTGCAGGGCCTGCGCTTGCTGGGGGTGAATAAACCGGGCTTCTGGGAGGAGGCGGGCTACAGCATGTACGGCGACCCGTGGAAGGAGCAGCGCTACGGCAGCGACGATGACGACGAGACCGATACCAGCAGCTTGCGCCTGTGA
- a CDS encoding Uma2 family endonuclease, with protein sequence MTHFPDFAEATVLRGALIAGFSDDDFFQFCQENDSARIERTADHEIIIMPPVGGDSSAASGDAYFQLALWSRHNGGRPFESSVGFRLPDGAILSPDVSWLPTAAWESLTAQQRQKFLPICPDFVVEIKSPSDRLPVLQTKMEQWLQNGVRLGFLLNTETETAYVYAAGQPMQTVQGFDQELSGEPVLPGFRLDLRELKS encoded by the coding sequence ATGACCCACTTCCCCGATTTTGCCGAAGCCACCGTGTTGCGCGGCGCGCTCATCGCTGGGTTCAGCGACGACGATTTTTTTCAGTTTTGCCAGGAAAATGACTCGGCCCGCATCGAGCGCACCGCCGACCACGAAATCATCATTATGCCCCCCGTAGGAGGAGATTCCAGTGCCGCTAGCGGCGACGCTTATTTTCAATTGGCGCTGTGGAGCCGCCACAATGGAGGCCGCCCATTCGAGTCATCAGTAGGCTTCCGCTTGCCCGATGGAGCTATTTTATCCCCAGACGTCTCCTGGCTGCCGACCGCGGCCTGGGAAAGCCTGACGGCGCAGCAACGGCAAAAATTCTTGCCCATTTGCCCCGATTTCGTTGTCGAAATTAAATCGCCCTCCGACCGTCTTCCCGTCCTGCAAACCAAAATGGAGCAGTGGCTACAAAACGGCGTGCGCCTGGGCTTTCTTTTGAACACCGAAACCGAAACGGCCTACGTGTACGCCGCCGGCCAGCCCATGCAGACCGTGCAAGGCTTCGACCAGGAGCTGAGCGGTGAGCCGGTGCTGCCAGGCTTCCGGCTCGATTTGCGGGAGCTAAAGAGCTAG